In a genomic window of Brassica rapa cultivar Chiifu-401-42 chromosome A10, CAAS_Brap_v3.01, whole genome shotgun sequence:
- the LOC103846083 gene encoding uncharacterized protein LOC103846083, giving the protein MAVKTDMSKAYDRLEWSFIKAVFERLGFSAIWVNWIMQCISTVSYSFLINDTAREMVVPDRGIRQGDPLSPYIFILCGEVLSGLCCRAQNSGDLTRIRVARRCPRLTHLLFADDTMFFIKATTSNASTLHAILHQYELASGQLINTDKSSISFSAKTPQETRISVKQTLGIAKEGGVGKYLGLPELFTRKKRDLFSSIVERIKIKAASWSSRRLSAAGKLTMLKSVLTATPTYSMSCFLLPVGLCNSIQSALTRFWWDADPSTRKICWVSWDTLSTSKDSCGLGFRDIQAFNIAMLGKLAWRLVTKPDCLLARTLLGKYCYKGSFLTVPCPSSTSHGWRGIIAGRDLLIRHLRKVIGNGNSTKVWSDSWLSSSEDMRILGPPREIDRDLVVADLMIRGSNEWNHTKIEATCPQVAHLIYLIRPSAHNMEDIFCWHGSKDGIYSVRSGYYSLIEDTRGQAHQLLMAPFNWSKAIWAVDTSPKLKLFLWKLAQGALPLGANLQARGMMSNTNCPHCGGIETGVHLIFECPFAQQVWALAPIKPNLDFISSASVHSALTAASRLVCLPPSGIASDFFSWLCWNIWTARNRLLFENRTSPAISIVTNALCNAREWMLAQEKKPDSPPPASPYLPAISFPPETALCNSDAAWTTTTKRAGLGWILGSTTTTPQVSGSSASPFVSSPLLAEALALREAIRAAHAANLPNVWMRSDSQVLVRAVNSKKFPMELYGVLMDIEYLFSRFMFFLLSFIPREQNSAADSLAKSALCIEPATLRV; this is encoded by the coding sequence ATGGCGGTCAAAACTGATATGAGTAAAGCGTACGATAGACTCGAGTGGAGCTTCATCAAAGCTGTCTTCGAACGGTTAGGCTTCAGTGCTATCTGGGTCAACTGGATCATGCAATGCATCTCCACAGTCTCGTACTCTTTTCTTATCAACGACACTGCCCGGGAGATGGTGGTTCCGGATAGAGGCATCCGACAGGGCGATCCCCTCTCACCCTACATTTTCATCCTCTGCGGAGAGGTCCTTTCGGGTCTCTGCTGCCGGGCTCAGAACAGTGGCGATCTTACTAGGATTCGGGTGGCTAGACGTTGCCCGAGACTAACCCATCTCCTCTTTGCGGATGATACCATGTTTTTTATCAAAGCCACTACAAGCAACGCCTCAACGCTTCATGCTATTCTCCACCAGTACGAACTAGCTTCGGGTCAGCTCATAAACACAGACAAGTCCTCTATCTCCTTTTCAGCGAAAACACCACAGGAAACACGAATCAGTGTTAAACAAACCCTTGGTATAGCTAAAGAGGGAGGGGTAGGCAAATATCTAGGACTACCTGAGCTTTTTACAAGAAAGAAGCGTGACCTTTTCTCCTCCATTGTGGAACGAATCAAGATCAAAGCCGCCTCCTGGTCTTCTCGCCGGTTATCAGCGGCCGGGAAACTCACCATGCTCAAGTCGGTATTGACAGCTACACCTACCTACTCTATGTCATGCTTCCTCCTCCCCGTGGGACTATGTAACAGCATACAATCAGCCTTGACCCGGTTCTGGTGGGATGCGGATCCTTCCACCCGCAAAATATGTTGGGTCTCTTGGGACACTCTTTCGACTTCAAAAGATTCTTGCGGACTTGGGTTTAGGGATATACAGGCCTTCAATATAGCTATGCTTGGAAAATTAGCTTGGCGTCTAGTCACCAAGCCGGACTGTCTACTGGCTCGAACTCTCTTAGGAAAGTACTGCTACAAAGGGAGTTTCTTGACAGTCCCCTGCCCCTCATCCACGTCACATGGCTGGAGAGGGATCATTGCTGGAAGAGACCTGTTAATTAGACATCTTAGGAAGGTGATAGGCAATGGAAACTCAACAAAAGTTTGGTCTGATTCGTGGTTATCCAGCTCCGAGGATATGAGGATTCTTGGCCCACCAAGAGAGATCGACAGAGACCTTGTTGTTGCAGACCTTATGATTAGAGGTTCAAATGAGTGGAATCACACAAAGATCGAAGCAACATGCCCGCAGGTAGCTCACCTAATCTATCTGATCCGCCCAAGCGCCCATAATATGGAGGACATCTTTTGCTGGCATGGATCTAAGGATGGTATCTATAGTGTACGATCTGGCTACTACTCCTTGATAGAAGACACCAGAGGACAAGCTCATCAGTTACTTATGGCCCCCTTTAATTGGAGTAAGGCTATCTGGGCAGTGGATACATCGCCAAAACTCAAGCTGTTTCTCTGGAAATTAGCGCAAGGAGCTCTCCCGCTTGGAGCAAACCTACAAGCAAGAGGCATGATGTCTAACACCAACTGCCCTCACTGCGGAGGCATCGAAACAGGAGTCCACCTTATCTTCGAATGTCCTTTTGCCCAACAAGTATGGGCACTAGCCCCCATCAAACCAAACCTGGACTTCATCAGCTCTGCCTCAGTTCACAGCGCCCTCACCGCAGCATCGAGGCTGGTCTGTCTTCCCCCTTCGGGTATTGCATCTGACTTCTTCTCTTGGCTATGCTGGAATATCTGGACTGCTAGGAACCGGCTTCTCTTCGAGAACAGAACATCGCCAGCCATCTCTATTGTAACAAACGCCTTATGTAATGCGAGGGAATGGATGCTGGCTCAGGAAAAGAAACCCGACTCTCCACCACCAGCTTCTCCCTACCTACCAGCTATATCCTTTCCACCGGAGACAGCGCTCTGTAACTCTGACGCAGCTTGGACTACAACCACTAAGCGGGCAGGCCTGGGATGGATTCTAGGCAGCACCACTACAACGCCACAAGTGTCGGGCTCCTCTGCTTCTCCTTTTGTCTCGTCACCACTCCTCGCAGAGGCCTTGGCCCTACGGGAAGCAATCCGTGCAGCACACGCTGCTAACCTCCCCAACGTCTGGATGCGCTCCGACTCTCAAGTGCTCGTTAGAGCAGTCAACTCGAAGAAATTTCCAATGGAGCTCTATGGAGTTTTAATGGATATCGAGTATCTATTTTCccgttttatgttttttctgcTTTCTTTTATTCCGCGAGAGCAGAACTCTGCGGCTGACTCGCTAGCTAAATCTGCACTTTGTATTGAACCGGCCACTCTTCGGGTCTGA
- the LOC117129314 gene encoding uncharacterized protein LOC117129314, with protein sequence MNKTLFLRIVHRLSQEVEYFQPREDAAIRQLAYGGGADTVDEYVRLGETTARICLHHFTAGIIQLFGDEYLRRPTPEDLQRLLYIGEQLGFPGMVRSIDCMHWEWKNCPASWKGMYSRGTGKPTIVLEAVASYDLWIWHAFFGAPDTMNDLNILDRSPVFDDIINGVAPQVNFYVNGNPYHLAYYLTDGIYPN encoded by the coding sequence ATGAACAAGACTTTGTTCTTGCGTATTGTGCATAGACTCTCCCAAGAAGTTGAGTATTTCCAACCAAGAGAAGATGCAGCAATTCGACAATTGGCGTATGGTGGTGGGGCTGATACCGTTGACGAATATGTCCGACTAGGTGAAACAACAGCTAGAATATGTTTGCACCATTTTACCGCCGGAATCATCCAACTTTTTGGCGATGAATACCTAAGACGTCCCACACCGGAGGATCTGCAAAGACTACTATATATTGGAGAACAACTTGGATTCCCAGGGATGGTTAgaagcatcgactgtatgcattgggagtggaagaattgcccAGCATCTTGGAAAGGAATGTATTCACGAGGAACCGGAAAACCAACAATTGTGTTGGAGGCGGTAGCTTCATACGACCTATGGATATGGCACGCGTTTTTTGGAGCTCCAGATACTATGAACGATCTTAACATTCTTGATCgatcacctgtttttgatgacattattaACGGAGTAGCCCCACAAGTAAACTTCTATGTAAATGGTAACCCGTACCATTTGGCATATTATCTCACGGATGGCATTTATCCGAACTAG
- the LOC103844754 gene encoding DUF21 domain-containing protein At5g52790, whose product MAANDVPCCEPMFWFYLTACFGLVAFAGLMSGLTLGLMSLSLVELEVIAKAGEPNDRRNAEKILPLVKNQHLLLCTLLIGNALAMEALPVFVDSLLPAWGSVLISVTLILAFGEIIPQAVCSRYGLSIGAKLSILVRFIVIVFFPLAYPISKLLDLLLGRRHSTLFRRAELKSFVFTHGNEAGKGGELTHDETTIISGALDMSHKSAKDAMTSVSKIFSLDINSRLDEKTMGLIASEGHSRIPVYSVDPTVIIGYILVKNLIKVRPEDETPIRDLPIRRMPRVNLNLPLYDILNIFQTGRSHMAAVVGTKNCTNTNTPVHDKSINGTDNKDGNVVLSIPVMNSSEVNHQSPIRYIDSIADEDEEVIGIITLEDVMEELIQEEIFDETDRYVEVHKRITINMPISGNSNPQSPGTATWLSELTSPISPYRSSPLSPNIRISTLLRSPINSPYRQSPFLRPTLCASPPSQPPSVLSPDSNDRYYYLSPSRVGKTYVKLPRSNGS is encoded by the exons ATGGCAGCAAATGATGTCCCTTGCTGTGAACCTATGTTCTGGTTTTACCTTACTGCATGTTTTGGTCTAGTTGCTTTCGCAGGTTTAATGTCAGGACTGACCCTTGGTCTTATGTCCCTTAGTCTCGTCGAACTTGAGGTCATAGCTAAGGCTGGTGAACCCAACGACCGCAGAAACGCTG AAAAGATCCTGCCACTCGTTAAGAACCAACATCTTCTGCTGTGTACACTCCTCATAGGCAATGCTTTGGCGATGGAG GCTCTACCAGTCTTTGTCGATTCCCTGCTTCCAGCTTGGGGCTCTGTTCTGATATCTGTGACTCTCATACTTGCATTTGGCGAG ATTATACCTCAAGCTGTATGCTCTCGATACGGGCTAAGCATCGGAGCAAAGCTATCGATTTTGGTTAGATTTATTGTCATAGTCTTCTTTCCGCTAGCTTATCCAATCAGCAAG CTACTCGATTTATTGCTTGGAAGAAGACATTCTACACTTTTCAGACGAGCAGAGCTCAAGTCATTTGTGTTTACGCATGGAAACGag GCAGGAAAAGGAGGGGAACTAACTCACGATGAAACAACAATCATATCAGGAGCTCTCGACATGTCTCACAAGAGTGCCAAAGACGCAATGACATCAGTCTCCAAGATATTCTCACTTGATATCAACTCCAGGCTCGACGA AAAGACAATGGGACTAATAGCAAGTGAAGGCCATAGCCGAATCCCGGTATACTCGGTGGATCCTACTGTTATCATCGGATATATTCTT GTCAAGAACTTGATCAAAGTCCGTCCTGAAGATGAGACACCGATCAGAGATCTCCCCATCAGAAGAATGCCTAG GGTCAATTTGAATCTACCTCTCTACGACATCCTCAACATCTTCCAAACAGGTCGAAGCCACATGGCTGCTGTCGTTGGGACTAAGAACTGTACCAATACCAACACTCCTGTCCATGACAAGAGCATCAATG GAACGGATAATAAAGATGGAAATGTTGTTTTGAGCATTCCTGTGATGAACTCAAGTGAGGTTAATCATCAGAGTCCAATCCGATACATTGATAGCATTgctgatgaagatgaagaagtcaTTGGCATAATAACTCTAGAAGATGTCATGGAGGAACTCATACAG GAAGAAATATTTGATGAAACAGACCGGTATGTCGAAGTTCATAAGAG GATAACAATAAACATGCCAATATCTGGGAACTCGAATCCACAATCGCCGGGAACTGCCACGTGGCTTTCGGAGCTAACATCTCCTATCTCGCCGTATCGCTCAAGTCCACTGTCGCCTAACATCAGGATCTCTACGCTGCTCCGGTCACCGATAAACTCACCTTACCGTCAGTCTCCGTTTCTCAGGCCTACACTCTGTGCTTCTCCACCGTCACAGCCTCCTTCGGTGCTCTCTCCGGACAGCAATGATCGTTATTACTATTTGTCTCCTAGTAGG GTGGGGAAAACGTACGTGAAGCTACCAAGATCAAATGGTTCGTAA
- the LOC117125773 gene encoding heavy metal-associated isoprenylated plant protein 13 → MTAKKAVLQLSVHDERIRKKAFVTVSRSQGVTSITMDDKTGKMTVVGEVDTPVLVMKLRKLCNAEIVSVEVVKPPEKKPEPAKPAPAKPDTVKPAEIVAFPVTHMNYPYQYHSSFANSHYQPYGNSRVVVEEPNTCVLM, encoded by the exons ATGACCGCTAAG AAAGCTGTGTTGCAATTGAGTGTCCACGATGAGAGAATCAGGAAGAAAGCGTTTGTGACCGTCTCTCGATCTCAAGGGGTAACTTCGATAACAATGGATGACAAAACAGGGAAAATGACAGTAGTTGGAGAAGTTGATACACCGGTTCTCGTGATGAAGCTAAGGAAACTGTGTAATGCAGAAATCGTTTCGGTTGAAGTTGTTAAACCACCTGAGAAAAAGCCTGAACCGGCGAAACCGGCTCCAGCTAAACCTGATACGGTTAAACCGGCAGAAATTGTTGCCTTTCCAGTTACGCATATGAACTACCCGTACCAATATCATTCTTCCTTTGCGAATTCGCACTATCAGCCATACGGGAATTCTAGAGTTGTGGTGGAGGAACCAAACACTTGTGTGCTTATGTGA
- the LOC103846082 gene encoding uncharacterized protein LOC103846082 yields MNKTLFLRIVHRLSQEVEYFQPREDAAIRQLVYGGGADTVDEYVRLGETTARICLHHFTAGIIQLFGDEYLRRPTPEDLQRLLYTGEQRGFPGMVGSIDCMHWEWNNCPASWKGMYSRGTGKPTIVLEAVASYNLWIWHAFFGAPRTMNDLNILDRSPVFDDIINGVAPQVNFYVNGNPYHLAYYLTDDIYPNWATFIQSIRLPQSDKHSLFAKTQEAVRKDVERAFGVLQARFAVVRNPSNLWDKDKIGNIMRACIVLHNMIVEDERSSATQYAVDEFQEREEVDTFSVNMASNLGNSIDHRTSFRNRQAHHNLKNDLIEIIWTKFGHLPNNI; encoded by the coding sequence ATGAACAAGACTTTGTTCTTGCGTATTGTGCATAGACTCTCCCAAGAAGTTGAGTATTTCCAACCAAGAGAAGATGCAGCAATTCGACAATTGGTGTATGGTGGTGGGGCTGATACCGTTGACGAATATGTCCGACTAGGTGAAACAACAGCTAGAATATGTTTGCACCATTTTACCGCCGGAATCATCCAACTTTTTGGCGATGAATACCTAAGACGTCCCACACCGGAGGATCTGCAAAGACTACTATATACTGGAGAACAACGTGGATTCCCAGGGATGgttggaagcatcgattgtatgcattgggagtggaataATTGCCCAGCATCTTGGAAAGGAATGTATTCACGAGGAACCGGAAAACCAACAATTGTGTTGGAGGCGGTAGCTTCATACAAcctctggatatggcacgcTTTTTTTGGAGCTCCACGTACTATGAATGATCTTAACATTCTTGATCgatcacctgtttttgatgacattattaACGGAGTAGCGCCACAAGTAAACTTCTATGTAAATGGTAACCCGTACCATTTGGCATATTATCTCACGGATGACATTTATCCGAACTGGGCGACTTTTATTCAGTCTATCCGACTCCCACAGAGTGACAAGCATTCATTATTTGCTAAAACCCAAGAAGCTGTGCGAAAGGATGTGGAGCGTGCCTTTGGAGTGCTGCAAGCTAGGTTTGCGGTCGTAAGAAACCCCTCTAATTTATGGGATAAGGACAAAATTGGGaatattatgagagcatgtatcgtcctccataatatgattgttGAGGATGAACGATCATCAGCCACTCAGTATGCGGTCGATGAATTTCAAGAAAGAGAAGAGGTGGATACATTTTCCGTCAATATGGCTTCAAATCTCGGCAATTCGATTGATCACCGAACAAGCTTTCGGAATAGACAAGCCCATCACAATTTAAAAAACGATTTGATTGAAATCATATGGACTAAATTTGGACATCTTCCAAATAACATATAA
- the LOC103846079 gene encoding glutathione S-transferase T2-like, whose product MDPRNPYSQSAGYIGLLHSQHESVHHENSPYESFHSGSSQIPPFSSQQGDAPTPPTDTPVERGKRHKWTPAEDEKLISAWLNTSKDAIVGNNQKSGTFWKRVGDYFFAALNVGESCEHLHYRQRWQKINDQTNKFCGAYAAAERQISSGQHENDVLKVAHDIFYADQESKFTLEHAWCVLRYEQKWLNLNCTKASGSSKRKTVQPNSQTSTTSVGEQEIRPEGVKAAKAKRSNAMGKSVGEYKEVWEMRKVDLDRKEKLSKLAILDTLLAKTEPLSEREEVAKNKLLAEYF is encoded by the coding sequence ATGGATCCAAGGAATCCGTATAGCCAGTCTGCTGGTTATATTGGCCTTCTTCACAGTCAACACGAAAGTGTTCATCATGAGAACTCTCCTTATGAGAGTTTTCATTCTGGATCTTCACAGATCCCTCCATTCAGTTCACAACAAGGAGATGCTCCAACTCCACCTACAGACACACCGGTGGAGCGTGGGAAGAGACATAAATGGACTCCTGCAGAGGACGAGAAGCTGATTAGTGCCTGGCTAAACACATCTAAAGATGCAATAGTCGGCAATAACCAAAAGTCAGGGACATTCTGGAAGCGAGTAGGAGATTATTTCTTTGCGGCTCTGAATGTTGGTGAAAGTTGCGAGCATCTCCATTATAGGCAGAGGTGGCAGAAAATCAATGATCAAACTAACAAGTTTTGTGGTGCATATGCGGCGGCGGAGCGACAAATTAGTAGTGGTCAGCATGAGAATGATGTTCTCAAGGTGGCCCATGACATATTTTACGCTGATCAGGAGTCCAAATTTACACTGGAGCATGCGTGGTGTGTGTTGAGGTATGAGCAGAAATGGCTTAACCTCAACTGCACTAAAGCTTCTGGAAGTTCAAAGAGGAAAACCGTTCAACCAAATTCCCAAACATCAACCACAAGTGTTGGTGAACAAGAGATACGACCAGAAGGTGTAAAGGCCGCAAAAGCTAAACGGAGCAATGCGATGGGGAAGTCTGTTGGTGAGTATAAGGAGGTTTGGGAAATGAGGAAGGTGGATTTGGATAGGAAAGAGAAACTGTCAAAGCTTGCCATCTTAGACACTCTCCTAGCCAAAACCGAACCACTCAGTGAGCGAGAAGAAGTAGCCAAAAACAAGCTTCTCGCCGAGTATTTCTAG
- the LOC103846081 gene encoding glutathione S-transferase T3-like, with product MDPRNPYSQSADPSIQFTTRRCSNSTYRHTGGAWEETKWTPAEDEKLINAWLNTSKDAIVGNNQKSGTFWKRVGDYFFAALNVGESCEHLHYRQRWQKINDQTNKFCGAYAAAERQISSGQHENDVLKVAHDIFYADQESKFTLEHAWCVLRYEQRWLNLNCTKASGSSKRKTVQPNSQTSTTSVGEQEIRPEGVKDTKAKRSNAMEKSVGEYKEVWEMRKVDLDRKEKLSKLAILDTLLAKTEPLSEREEVAKNKLLAEYF from the exons ATGGATCCAAGGAATCCGTATAGCCAGTCTGCTG ATCCCTCCATTCAGTTCACAACAAGGAGATGCTCCAACTCCACCTACAGACACACCGGTGGAGCGTGGGAAGAGACAAAATGGACTCCTGCAGAGGACGAGAAGCTGATTAATGCCTGGCTAAACACATCTAAAGATGCAATAGTCGGCAATAACCAAAAGTCAGGGACATTCTGGAAGCGAGTAGGAGATTATTTCTTTGCGGCTTTGAATGTTGGTGAAAGTTGCGAGCATCTCCATTATAGGCAGAGGTGGCAGAAAATCAATGATCAAACTAACAAGTTTTGTGGTGCATATGCGGCTGCGGAGCGACAAATTAGTAGTGGTCAGCATGAGAATGATGTTCTCAAGGTGGCCCATGACATATTTTACGCTGATCAGGAGTCCAAATTTACACTGGAGCATGCGTGGTGTGTGTTGAGGTATGAGCAGAGATGGCTTAACCTCAACTGCACTAAAGCTTCTGGAAGTTCAAAGAGGAAAACCGTTCAACCAAATTCCCAAACATCAACCACAAGTGTTGGTGAACAAGAGATACGACCAGAAGGTGTAAAGGACACAAAAGCTAAACGGAGCAATGCGATGGAGAAGTCTGTTGGTGAGTATAAGGAGGTTTGGGAAATGAGGAAGGTGGATTTGGATAGGAAAGAGAAACTGTCAAAGCTTGCCATCTTAGACACTCTCCTAGCCAAAACCGAACCACTCAGTGAGCGAGAAGAAGTAGCCAAAAACAAGCTTCTCGCCGAGTATTTCTAG